In one Pseudarthrobacter oxydans genomic region, the following are encoded:
- a CDS encoding ABC transporter ATP-binding protein has translation MEAIIHTVELHKHFGRVRALDGLNLEVQRGEIHGFLGPNGAGKSTTLRVLLGLAKATSGTATVLGLDPWTQSVELHRRLAYVPGDVRLWPNLSGGETIDLLSRLRGGTSDSRSYRERKDRLCEAFDFDPGKKGRAYSKGNRQKVALIAALVTDAELYLFDEPTSGLDPLMEAVFRREALAAVGRGATVLLSSHILSEVEVLCHRVSIIRAGRIVDGGTLDSLRHLTRTEVSFAADGLDTGSLAQLGAVHDLTADGGRVRFGADSDRIAEVLPALGALGVQGLTITPPSLEELFLRHYGDTSVQANAETAENGPAQHARRRHLLGARGRG, from the coding sequence ATGGAAGCCATCATCCACACTGTTGAATTGCACAAGCATTTTGGCCGGGTGCGGGCCCTCGACGGACTCAACCTGGAGGTCCAGCGCGGCGAGATCCACGGGTTCCTTGGCCCCAACGGTGCGGGCAAGTCAACCACCCTCCGCGTCCTGCTGGGCCTGGCCAAGGCCACCTCCGGCACGGCCACCGTCCTGGGCCTCGACCCGTGGACACAGTCGGTAGAGCTGCACCGCCGCCTCGCCTATGTCCCCGGCGACGTCCGGCTCTGGCCCAACCTGTCCGGCGGCGAGACCATCGACCTCCTCTCCCGCCTCCGCGGCGGCACCTCCGACTCCCGCAGCTACCGGGAGCGCAAGGACCGTCTCTGTGAAGCGTTCGACTTCGACCCTGGAAAGAAGGGCCGCGCCTACTCCAAGGGCAACCGCCAGAAGGTGGCGCTGATCGCGGCCCTGGTGACGGACGCCGAGCTCTACCTCTTTGACGAGCCCACGAGCGGCCTTGACCCGCTCATGGAGGCGGTGTTCCGGCGGGAGGCGCTGGCCGCCGTCGGACGCGGTGCAACGGTGCTCCTGTCCAGCCACATCCTCTCCGAGGTGGAAGTGCTCTGCCACCGCGTCAGCATCATCCGCGCCGGCAGGATCGTGGACGGCGGCACGCTGGACTCGCTGCGCCACCTCACGCGCACGGAGGTTTCCTTCGCAGCGGACGGGCTGGACACCGGTTCCCTGGCTCAGCTGGGCGCTGTGCATGACCTGACGGCCGACGGCGGCAGGGTCAGGTTTGGTGCCGACTCGGACCGTATTGCGGAGGTGCTTCCGGCCCTGGGAGCCCTGGGCGTCCAGGGGCTGACCATCACGCCGCCGTCCCTGGAGGAGCTGTTCCTGCGCCACTATGGTGACACCTCGGTGCAGGCCAACGCGGAGACTGCGGAGAACGGGCCTGCCCAGCACGCCCGGCGGCGGCACCTGCTCGGCGCGAGGGGCCGTGGCTGA
- a CDS encoding helix-turn-helix transcriptional regulator has protein sequence MARAATTADAFNAVAEPRRREILDALAAGERPVSEIVDLLGLAQPHVSRHLRVLREVGAVVVRDEGRQRVYRLNPQALKPIHDWVSGYQHLWNERFELLDDVLEDLQQEDTQE, from the coding sequence ATGGCACGGGCGGCAACAACAGCGGACGCGTTCAACGCGGTGGCGGAACCCCGCCGGCGCGAAATCCTGGACGCCCTGGCCGCCGGCGAACGGCCGGTCAGCGAGATCGTTGACCTGCTCGGCCTGGCCCAGCCGCACGTGTCCCGGCACCTGCGGGTCCTTCGCGAGGTGGGCGCCGTCGTGGTCCGCGACGAAGGGCGGCAGCGGGTGTACCGGCTGAACCCGCAGGCGCTGAAGCCTATCCACGACTGGGTTTCGGGCTACCAGCATCTCTGGAACGAGCGCTTCGAGCTGCTCGATGACGTTCTCGAGGATCTTCAACAGGAAGACACGCAAGAATAA
- a CDS encoding SRPBCC family protein, whose amino-acid sequence MAPTNTLDISFPTDEEILITRTVNAPRHLVYKAWTTPELVRRWWPGRRGGMTVADMDFRVGGAWRYVMVAHGEFEVAFHGTYREIVPNERIVHTEVMETPGTRPDSEEGAVVTTVTFEEADGGATVVRIRTNAGSKEVRDMIAQSGMEGGVREQFEIIEELAAALG is encoded by the coding sequence ATGGCACCAACAAACACCTTGGACATCAGCTTCCCCACCGACGAGGAAATCCTCATCACACGCACGGTCAACGCACCCCGGCATCTCGTCTACAAGGCCTGGACCACGCCGGAACTGGTCAGGAGGTGGTGGCCCGGCCGGCGCGGCGGGATGACCGTGGCGGACATGGACTTCCGTGTGGGCGGGGCCTGGCGGTACGTCATGGTGGCGCACGGCGAATTCGAGGTGGCCTTCCACGGGACGTACCGGGAGATCGTCCCGAACGAGCGGATTGTCCACACCGAGGTGATGGAGACGCCGGGAACGCGGCCGGACAGCGAGGAGGGTGCCGTGGTCACCACGGTCACCTTTGAGGAGGCCGACGGCGGCGCGACCGTGGTGCGCATCCGCACCAACGCGGGCAGCAAGGAAGTCCGGGACATGATCGCGCAGTCCGGCATGGAGGGCGGCGTGCGGGAACAGTTCGAGATCATCGAGGAGCTGGCGGCTGCGCTCGGCTGA
- a CDS encoding Chromate resistance protein ChrB, giving the protein MTSLEQAPWLVMLVQVPSEPSRHRVAVWRELRRFGAVPVGQGAWTAPDVPACREGAKKAKELAAAGNGEVLLLTTAPADDDAARLRELFTAARAEEWAEFVADCGKFTDEIAKEIAKRKFTLAELEEEEQSLDRLRRWFRALRTKDVFGSPASAGAERKLGDCAAALDGFAALVYGEVHS; this is encoded by the coding sequence GTGACTTCCCTTGAACAAGCGCCCTGGCTGGTGATGCTCGTGCAGGTACCCTCGGAGCCTTCGCGGCACCGGGTGGCGGTCTGGCGTGAACTCCGGCGCTTCGGCGCGGTCCCCGTCGGGCAGGGCGCCTGGACGGCGCCCGACGTGCCCGCCTGCCGCGAAGGCGCGAAGAAGGCCAAGGAGCTGGCCGCCGCCGGAAACGGCGAGGTGCTCCTGCTCACCACCGCGCCGGCCGACGACGACGCCGCCAGGCTGCGTGAACTCTTCACCGCTGCACGCGCGGAGGAGTGGGCGGAATTCGTTGCCGACTGCGGCAAGTTCACCGACGAAATCGCGAAGGAAATCGCCAAGCGGAAGTTCACGCTGGCCGAGCTTGAGGAGGAGGAGCAGAGTCTGGACCGGCTGCGCCGCTGGTTCCGCGCCCTCCGGACCAAGGACGTCTTCGGCAGCCCGGCTTCGGCGGGTGCCGAGCGGAAGCTCGGTGACTGCGCCGCAGCCCTGGACGGTTTTGCCGCCCTCGTCTACGGCGAGGTGCACTCGTGA
- a CDS encoding PhoX family phosphatase: MSETARKFTLLPMLGHTKGKRSAVTCALKCDNACAGDVCNTSSNSYFRDIASATMSRRAALGFGAAGALAVVLGSAVTSPDSAQAAGLSKAAKEGFGASKLQFTAIPSIDAMVDAVTVPEGFTWKPVIRWGDPIFNDAPELDLNNQTVAAQEKQFGYNNDYTDILEIPGSKGRRAVLFSNHEYTNDAIMFPPAMPAEQQRKVGAAAHGLTVVELERHNKNQPWTYVKGAALNRRYLNSTVYELTGPVAGSALVKTVEDKDGRFIKGTLGNCSGGTTPWGTILSGEENFQGYFVGNGTSAGDKRYGITSKPTARKWELDEDRWDTRKPGYENEANRFGWIVEVDPFDPTSTPKKHSALGRFKHEGANVIIAESGHVVAYSGDDERFDYLYKFVSKDKYIEGDRKHNMTLLSAGNLYVAKFTGNSPAAEITGPGAVPADGAFDGIGQWLPLVVDGKSAVAGMTVEEVLVYTRLAADKVGPTKMDRCEDVQPSLHTGKVYVACTNNSNRGTGTNEGATEVNPRNQNRDGHIVEITETGDQTSTTFTWNLLMVCGDPKQGDVTYFSGFPVDQVSPISCPDNLAFDSVGNLWISTDGAPSGIGRADGLFKVTLEGAERGKVEQFLAVPRDAETCGPVIHDEERSVFVAVQHPGEDGTFETQVSFFPDYVAEGTTPAPGQVRAPRPSVVQVFRTDA, from the coding sequence ATGTCTGAAACTGCCCGCAAGTTCACCCTGCTGCCGATGCTCGGCCACACCAAGGGCAAGCGCAGCGCCGTCACCTGCGCCCTGAAGTGCGACAACGCCTGCGCAGGCGACGTCTGCAACACCAGCTCCAACAGCTACTTCCGCGACATCGCCTCCGCCACCATGTCCCGCCGCGCCGCCCTGGGCTTTGGCGCCGCCGGTGCCCTCGCCGTCGTCCTCGGCAGCGCCGTCACCTCGCCGGACTCCGCACAGGCCGCCGGCCTCTCCAAGGCCGCGAAGGAAGGCTTCGGCGCGTCCAAGCTGCAGTTCACCGCCATTCCCTCGATTGATGCGATGGTGGACGCTGTCACCGTGCCGGAAGGCTTCACCTGGAAGCCGGTCATCCGCTGGGGAGACCCCATCTTCAACGACGCGCCGGAGCTGGACCTGAACAACCAGACGGTTGCAGCCCAGGAAAAGCAGTTCGGGTACAACAACGACTACACGGACATCCTTGAGATTCCGGGCAGCAAGGGCCGCCGCGCCGTTCTGTTCTCCAACCACGAGTACACCAACGACGCCATCATGTTCCCTCCCGCCATGCCGGCCGAGCAGCAGCGCAAAGTGGGAGCAGCCGCGCACGGGCTGACCGTGGTGGAGCTGGAGCGCCACAACAAGAACCAGCCGTGGACCTACGTCAAGGGCGCGGCACTGAACCGCCGCTACCTGAACAGCACGGTCTACGAACTGACCGGCCCCGTTGCCGGATCGGCACTGGTCAAGACCGTTGAGGACAAGGACGGCCGCTTCATCAAGGGCACCCTGGGCAACTGCTCCGGCGGAACCACCCCTTGGGGCACCATCCTCTCCGGTGAGGAAAACTTCCAGGGCTACTTCGTCGGCAACGGCACTTCCGCCGGAGACAAGCGCTACGGCATCACCAGCAAGCCAACCGCCCGCAAGTGGGAACTGGACGAGGACCGCTGGGACACCCGCAAGCCCGGCTACGAGAACGAGGCCAACCGCTTCGGCTGGATCGTGGAAGTCGACCCGTTCGACCCCACCTCCACCCCGAAGAAGCACTCCGCCCTGGGCCGCTTCAAGCACGAGGGCGCCAACGTCATCATCGCCGAGTCCGGCCACGTGGTGGCCTACTCCGGCGACGACGAGCGCTTCGACTACCTGTACAAGTTCGTTTCCAAGGACAAGTACATTGAGGGCGACCGCAAGCACAACATGACGCTGCTCTCCGCCGGCAACCTGTACGTCGCCAAGTTCACCGGCAACTCACCGGCCGCTGAAATCACCGGCCCCGGGGCAGTCCCCGCCGACGGTGCGTTCGACGGCATCGGCCAGTGGCTGCCGCTGGTGGTGGACGGCAAGTCCGCTGTTGCGGGCATGACCGTCGAAGAGGTCCTGGTCTACACCCGCCTCGCGGCCGACAAGGTTGGCCCCACCAAGATGGACCGCTGCGAAGACGTGCAGCCCAGCCTCCACACCGGCAAGGTTTACGTGGCGTGCACCAACAACTCCAACCGCGGCACCGGAACGAACGAAGGCGCCACCGAGGTCAACCCGCGCAACCAGAACCGCGACGGCCACATCGTGGAAATCACCGAGACCGGCGACCAGACCTCCACCACCTTCACCTGGAACCTGCTCATGGTCTGCGGCGATCCCAAGCAGGGCGACGTCACCTACTTCTCCGGCTTCCCGGTGGACCAGGTCTCGCCCATCTCCTGCCCGGATAACCTCGCGTTCGACTCCGTGGGCAACCTCTGGATCTCCACTGACGGCGCCCCCTCCGGCATCGGCCGCGCGGACGGGCTCTTCAAGGTCACTCTGGAAGGCGCGGAGCGCGGCAAGGTAGAGCAGTTCCTGGCTGTTCCGCGCGACGCCGAGACCTGTGGCCCCGTCATCCACGATGAGGAGCGCAGCGTGTTCGTCGCCGTGCAGCACCCGGGCGAGGACGGCACGTTCGAGACGCAGGTTTCCTTCTTCCCTGACTACGTGGCGGAAGGCACGACGCCGGCTCCCGGCCAGGTGCGCGCACCCCGCCCGTCCGTGGTCCAGGTGTTCCGCACCGACGCCTGA
- a CDS encoding magnesium and cobalt transport protein CorA: MTIIDNAVYVDGLRTEDPGSLDETYFVLRQREGMAWIGLYRPDPAELQSVAEEFDLSALAVEDALAGHQRAKLEHYGECVFLVLRPARYLDDVEKVDFGEIHVFVGADYVVTVRHAESPDLAKVRRRMEAMPEFLALGPDAVLYGILDQVVDEYEPVAAGLENDIDEIEDDLFGADPEVSRRIYELSRQVIMFQRATSPLAGILQVLMAGTPEREPDPELQDHFRDVLDHVLRLNERVASFRVLLQNALAVNAALVAQRQNDEMRRLTESSIAQSEQVKRISSWAAILFAPTLVGTIYGMNFRSMPELDWVFGYPFALGLMIAMGLALYGTFRHNRWI, translated from the coding sequence GTGACCATCATCGACAACGCCGTATACGTCGACGGGCTGCGGACGGAGGATCCGGGCAGCCTGGACGAAACCTACTTCGTGCTCCGCCAGCGCGAGGGGATGGCGTGGATCGGCCTCTACCGGCCGGACCCCGCGGAACTGCAGTCGGTGGCCGAGGAATTCGACCTCAGCGCGCTCGCCGTCGAGGACGCCCTGGCCGGCCACCAACGCGCCAAACTGGAGCATTACGGCGAGTGCGTCTTCCTGGTGCTGCGGCCGGCCCGCTACCTGGATGATGTGGAGAAGGTGGACTTCGGCGAGATCCACGTCTTTGTCGGCGCCGACTACGTAGTTACCGTGCGGCATGCCGAATCCCCGGACCTGGCCAAGGTGCGCCGGCGGATGGAGGCCATGCCGGAGTTCCTGGCCCTGGGCCCGGATGCGGTCCTTTACGGCATCCTGGACCAGGTGGTGGACGAGTACGAACCCGTGGCGGCGGGGCTTGAAAACGACATTGACGAGATCGAGGACGACCTCTTCGGGGCGGACCCGGAGGTTTCCCGGCGCATCTACGAGCTTTCCCGCCAGGTCATCATGTTCCAGCGCGCCACCAGCCCGCTGGCAGGGATCCTGCAGGTGCTCATGGCCGGGACGCCGGAGCGGGAGCCCGATCCGGAACTCCAGGACCACTTCCGCGACGTGCTGGACCACGTGCTCCGGCTCAATGAACGCGTGGCATCCTTCCGTGTGCTGCTGCAGAACGCACTGGCCGTGAACGCCGCGCTCGTGGCCCAGCGGCAGAACGACGAGATGCGCCGCCTCACGGAATCCAGCATCGCCCAGAGCGAGCAGGTCAAGCGGATTTCCTCCTGGGCGGCCATCCTGTTTGCGCCCACGCTGGTGGGAACCATCTACGGCATGAACTTCCGCTCCATGCCGGAGCTCGACTGGGTGTTCGGCTACCCGTTCGCCCTTGGCCTGATGATTGCCATGGGGCTGGCGCTCTACGGGACCTTCCGCCACAACAGGTGGATCTAG
- a CDS encoding phosphatase PAP2 family protein, with product MTFQRQAPCRTPARPAPGSGFLFVLATLACVAGLIATYYYFVQTTTGQFIDESALVEAVGIHGPAGKASTRFLDLLPTISLVMAAVVVLFVTVIRKHWTEAGIAVAACVGANIATQVLKDLLPARPDKGVVTLELNSLPSGHTTLAASAAAAVFLMASPRWRPMAGFVGGTFAIASGVSTLINQWHRPADVVAAFLLVGAFMIPAGWLIMRRGSWNEWDGFGRHIGSARLWLTLPVAIGLVSAAVAVYSLARIAPGPWQEASTTNYFWAGIALIVIAGYLATVATTSLFAYAARRRDPPGR from the coding sequence ATGACTTTCCAACGGCAGGCACCCTGCAGGACACCGGCCCGACCCGCGCCGGGGTCGGGCTTCCTGTTCGTGCTTGCCACCCTGGCCTGCGTGGCCGGACTGATCGCCACCTACTACTACTTCGTGCAGACCACCACCGGCCAGTTCATCGATGAGTCGGCGCTGGTGGAGGCCGTGGGCATCCACGGCCCGGCGGGCAAGGCGAGCACACGGTTCCTGGACCTGCTGCCCACCATCTCACTGGTGATGGCCGCCGTCGTGGTTTTGTTTGTCACGGTGATCCGTAAGCACTGGACGGAGGCCGGGATCGCCGTGGCCGCGTGCGTCGGGGCGAACATCGCCACCCAGGTGCTGAAGGACCTGCTCCCGGCCCGTCCGGACAAGGGTGTGGTGACGCTGGAGCTGAACTCGCTGCCGTCCGGGCACACCACGCTGGCGGCGTCGGCTGCGGCCGCGGTCTTCCTCATGGCCTCCCCCCGGTGGCGTCCGATGGCCGGTTTTGTGGGCGGCACCTTCGCCATAGCCTCCGGGGTCTCCACGCTGATCAACCAGTGGCACCGGCCGGCGGACGTGGTGGCCGCGTTCCTGCTGGTGGGCGCGTTCATGATTCCGGCGGGGTGGCTCATCATGCGGCGCGGGTCCTGGAATGAGTGGGACGGGTTCGGCAGGCACATCGGCTCGGCACGGCTCTGGCTGACGCTGCCGGTTGCGATCGGGCTGGTGTCCGCGGCGGTGGCGGTGTACTCGCTGGCCCGCATCGCGCCCGGCCCCTGGCAGGAGGCCAGCACCACGAACTATTTCTGGGCCGGGATTGCGCTGATCGTGATCGCCGGGTACCTGGCCACCGTCGCCACCACCTCACTGTTCGCGTATGCCGCACGACGGCGGGACCCGCCAGGGCGCTGA
- a CDS encoding ABC transporter permease subunit: MAEVRELRILWSQRLRRDRWQLAIWVPGIGALALFSATAIQQTYGDESSRAELLQIAVATPAILMLRGLARGAGVGAFTFFQIYSFLALLAGLMSTFLAVRHARADEETGAAELVASTPAGRLTPAAATILHGTAANVLVALAVFAGFTAAGLDPTGALVAGAATGAVGLAFLGIGLLVAQLMATSRGANGFSAALVVLAYILRGIGDATGTPDPGGTVVTAGPASWFSPIGWGQQTFAYTGDRWWPLLLPLALALACGGAVWLILNRRDSGASVWGALPGRAAARPGLNSPAALALRLQAGSIIGWSIGGLAMGLLAGSIGSAIAAADTVNSSVTSALRAMIQAQGVSLTQLMVSAMFSVAGILAAACALQAIIRMRQEEAAGTAELLLATPVSRMRWLASYLLLGAASVVLVMFLTAFGAWASLAAAGEDSMDAGAIWETAAAQLPAAFIYLAVPALVFVLWPSATIAASWAFLGAGVVLGIFGGMLGLDQAIRDLSPFTHTPVPSGSTTDWSGAWWMLAIAVATAAVAAAAMRRRETGTA, from the coding sequence GTGGCTGAGGTGCGCGAGCTCCGGATCCTGTGGAGCCAGCGGCTGCGGCGTGACCGCTGGCAGCTGGCCATCTGGGTGCCGGGCATCGGCGCCCTCGCCCTGTTCTCGGCAACGGCGATCCAACAGACCTACGGCGACGAATCCAGCCGGGCGGAGCTCCTGCAGATAGCGGTTGCCACACCCGCGATCCTGATGCTCCGCGGCCTGGCGCGCGGGGCGGGCGTCGGCGCCTTCACCTTCTTCCAGATCTACTCCTTCCTCGCACTGCTGGCAGGCCTGATGAGCACCTTCCTCGCTGTGCGGCATGCCCGGGCCGACGAGGAAACCGGCGCCGCGGAACTGGTGGCATCCACCCCCGCCGGGCGCCTGACTCCCGCGGCTGCGACGATCCTGCACGGGACCGCTGCCAACGTCCTCGTGGCGCTCGCGGTGTTCGCAGGCTTCACGGCGGCGGGGCTTGATCCCACAGGTGCCCTGGTTGCGGGAGCCGCCACGGGCGCCGTCGGGCTGGCATTCCTCGGTATAGGCCTGCTGGTGGCCCAGCTGATGGCCACATCCCGCGGCGCCAACGGGTTCTCCGCGGCGCTCGTCGTGCTGGCGTACATCCTGAGGGGCATCGGGGACGCCACCGGAACGCCGGACCCGGGCGGGACGGTGGTCACAGCGGGGCCCGCCAGTTGGTTTTCCCCGATCGGCTGGGGCCAGCAGACGTTCGCGTACACCGGCGACCGGTGGTGGCCGCTGCTCCTGCCGCTGGCGCTCGCCCTCGCCTGCGGGGGTGCGGTCTGGCTCATCCTGAACCGGCGCGACAGCGGCGCGAGCGTGTGGGGCGCGCTTCCCGGCCGTGCTGCTGCCCGCCCCGGGTTGAACAGCCCTGCGGCCCTGGCGCTGCGGCTGCAGGCGGGGTCGATCATAGGCTGGAGCATCGGCGGGCTGGCGATGGGGCTGCTGGCCGGGTCCATCGGCAGCGCCATCGCCGCCGCGGACACTGTCAACAGCAGTGTCACATCCGCCCTGCGGGCCATGATCCAGGCGCAGGGTGTGTCCCTGACCCAGCTCATGGTGTCGGCCATGTTTTCGGTCGCCGGGATCCTGGCAGCCGCCTGCGCGCTGCAGGCCATCATCAGGATGCGGCAGGAGGAGGCTGCCGGCACGGCCGAACTCCTCCTCGCCACCCCCGTCAGCCGGATGCGCTGGCTGGCCAGCTACCTCCTGCTGGGCGCGGCCTCGGTGGTCCTGGTGATGTTCCTGACGGCGTTCGGGGCCTGGGCCTCGCTGGCGGCAGCCGGCGAGGACTCGATGGACGCCGGCGCCATCTGGGAGACCGCCGCAGCCCAGCTTCCCGCGGCGTTCATCTACCTTGCCGTCCCGGCGCTGGTGTTCGTCCTGTGGCCATCGGCAACCATCGCTGCCAGCTGGGCATTCCTGGGCGCGGGCGTGGTGCTGGGCATCTTTGGCGGGATGCTGGGGCTGGACCAGGCCATCCGCGACCTCTCGCCGTTCACCCACACCCCTGTTCCGAGTGGTTCGACGACGGACTGGAGCGGAGCGTGGTGGATGCTGGCCATTGCCGTGGCTACTGCCGCCGTGGCCGCGGCAGCGATGCGGCGCCGCGAAACCGGGACAGCCTGA
- a CDS encoding MFS transporter: MTAARTAAAKAASVSAPLYAAGFVTAFGAHSIAAGLGAHSGNIGLTLLNLGILLALYDVSEVFLKPVFGALSDRIGAKPVIVGGLLAFAALSLIGLWAADPLMLALARLGQGAAASAFSPASSAMVARLARGGKAGTYFGRYGSWKSLGYIIGPLLGAGLIWAGGFALLFGTLSVLAAATAVWVLLAVPHLEPLPRQRYTVLDLARQVGERRFLVPTLVLAASTAALGAAVGFLPALATRHGLDAVAGTAAVSLLALGSVLTQPRIGRLRDRNRITDNKGTTAGLLLIAAGVGVLAAAPGPVTIFLAAAAIGVGVGAATPLGFAHLADTTPPERMGRTMGSAELGRELGDAGGPLLVGGVATLTALPFGLGALALLIAAASLPRLAPAGPPPPN, translated from the coding sequence GTGACTGCCGCCCGCACCGCTGCAGCCAAGGCCGCCAGCGTCTCCGCGCCCCTTTATGCCGCCGGGTTCGTGACGGCATTCGGCGCCCACAGCATCGCGGCGGGCCTGGGCGCGCACAGCGGGAACATCGGCCTGACGCTGCTCAACCTGGGCATCCTCCTCGCCCTGTACGACGTTTCCGAGGTCTTCCTCAAGCCGGTCTTCGGCGCCCTGAGCGACAGGATCGGCGCCAAACCCGTCATCGTCGGCGGGCTGCTCGCCTTTGCCGCACTGTCCCTGATCGGGCTCTGGGCGGCGGACCCGCTGATGCTGGCCCTGGCGCGGCTCGGCCAGGGCGCGGCGGCATCCGCGTTCTCGCCGGCGTCGTCCGCCATGGTGGCCCGGCTGGCACGGGGCGGGAAAGCGGGCACGTACTTCGGCAGGTACGGGTCGTGGAAAAGCCTGGGCTACATCATCGGGCCGCTGCTGGGCGCGGGCCTGATCTGGGCCGGCGGCTTCGCCCTGCTTTTCGGCACCCTGTCCGTGCTCGCGGCAGCCACGGCAGTCTGGGTCCTGCTGGCCGTGCCGCACCTTGAACCCCTGCCCCGCCAGCGGTACACCGTGCTGGACCTCGCACGGCAGGTGGGCGAACGGCGCTTCCTCGTTCCCACGCTGGTCCTGGCGGCATCGACGGCGGCGCTCGGAGCCGCCGTCGGATTCCTCCCGGCGCTGGCCACGAGGCACGGCCTGGACGCCGTCGCCGGCACCGCCGCGGTCAGCCTCCTGGCGCTCGGCTCCGTCCTGACCCAGCCGCGGATCGGCCGGCTGCGGGACCGGAACCGCATCACCGACAACAAGGGCACGACGGCGGGGCTCCTCCTCATCGCGGCGGGCGTCGGCGTGCTCGCGGCCGCCCCGGGCCCGGTCACCATCTTCCTTGCCGCTGCGGCAATCGGGGTCGGCGTTGGGGCGGCCACGCCGCTGGGTTTCGCGCACCTGGCGGACACCACCCCGCCCGAGCGCATGGGCCGCACCATGGGCTCCGCCGAACTCGGGCGCGAACTCGGCGACGCCGGCGGGCCGCTGCTGGTAGGGGGCGTGGCCACGCTGACCGCCCTGCCCTTCGGACTCGGCGCCCTCGCGCTGTTGATAGCAGCGGCCAGCCTCCCCCGCCTCGCCCCGGCCGGCCCGCCCCCGCCCAACTAG
- a CDS encoding o-succinylbenzoate synthase encodes MPTPLPTVPPFEELLAGAHVVSLPMRVKFRGIMERESLLLHGPAGWGEFCPFPEYGDAEASRWLAAAVEAGWHGFPAPLRSVIPVNATVPAVPADRVPDVLARFGRVDAVKVKVAEQGQTLDDDAARLAAVRSALPDAAVRVDANGGWDVPAAVEALTRLAAVGLEYAEQPVPTVEGLAQVRRALREAGTPVLIAADESVRKESDPLRVARAGAADLIVVKVAPLGGVRRALDIVAQAGLPAVVSSALDTSVGIRAGLALAAALPDLPYACGLGTVSLFESDITRDPLVADDGAIRLRDVAADAGLLERYAASAERRDWWLDRLRRVHALLAAH; translated from the coding sequence ATGCCCACGCCGCTGCCCACCGTGCCCCCGTTCGAGGAACTCCTGGCCGGCGCGCACGTCGTGAGCCTGCCCATGCGGGTCAAGTTCCGCGGCATCATGGAGCGCGAGTCCCTGCTGCTGCACGGCCCCGCCGGCTGGGGCGAGTTCTGCCCGTTCCCCGAGTACGGCGACGCCGAGGCCTCCCGCTGGCTCGCCGCCGCCGTCGAAGCCGGCTGGCATGGCTTCCCCGCACCGCTGCGTTCCGTGATCCCCGTCAACGCCACGGTTCCCGCCGTACCCGCGGACCGCGTGCCGGACGTCCTGGCACGCTTCGGCCGGGTGGACGCGGTCAAGGTCAAGGTGGCCGAGCAGGGACAAACGCTGGACGACGACGCCGCCCGCCTCGCCGCCGTCCGCTCCGCCCTCCCGGACGCCGCCGTCCGCGTCGACGCCAATGGCGGCTGGGACGTTCCGGCCGCCGTCGAGGCACTCACCCGGTTGGCCGCCGTCGGGCTTGAATACGCCGAGCAGCCGGTGCCCACGGTTGAGGGCCTGGCGCAGGTGCGGCGCGCCCTGCGCGAGGCAGGAACGCCGGTGCTGATCGCGGCCGACGAAAGCGTCCGCAAGGAATCCGACCCCCTGCGGGTTGCCCGCGCCGGCGCGGCGGACCTGATCGTGGTCAAGGTGGCACCGCTCGGGGGAGTGCGGCGCGCCCTGGACATCGTGGCACAGGCCGGGCTGCCCGCCGTCGTCAGTTCCGCCTTGGACACCTCGGTGGGAATCCGTGCGGGACTGGCCCTGGCGGCCGCGCTGCCGGACCTGCCGTATGCGTGCGGTCTGGGGACGGTGTCCCTGTTCGAATCGGACATCACCCGGGATCCGTTAGTGGCCGACGACGGCGCCATCCGCCTGCGTGACGTCGCCGCCGACGCCGGGCTGCTGGAGCGGTACGCGGCTTCCGCGGAACGGCGGGACTGGTGGCTGGACCGGCTCCGCCGCGTCCACGCGCTCCTGGCCGCCCACTAG